One genomic window of Pseudomonas chlororaphis subsp. piscium includes the following:
- a CDS encoding alpha/beta fold hydrolase → MSQQVFFAHANGFPSGTYGKLFAALAPEYQVAHLQQHAHDPRFPADDNWLNLVDELIHHLQQQAEPVWGVGHSFGGVLHLHAALRCPELYRGVVMLDSPVLTRADQWVIRAAKRFGFIDRLTPAGRTLGRREEFSDLESARNYFAGKTLFRGFDPECFDAYLQHGLHQVDGRLRLRFDPATEISIYRGVPHTSPGRPRQLKVPLAVVRGRQSRVVMKHHASSVGRMPHGESLSMPGGHMFPLERPQDTAALLKKLFSRWEARAERSCA, encoded by the coding sequence ATGTCGCAACAGGTGTTTTTCGCTCACGCCAACGGGTTTCCCTCGGGGACCTACGGCAAGTTGTTCGCCGCCCTGGCGCCTGAATATCAAGTGGCGCATTTGCAGCAGCACGCCCACGATCCGCGCTTTCCGGCGGACGACAACTGGCTGAACCTGGTGGACGAACTGATCCACCATCTGCAACAGCAGGCCGAGCCGGTGTGGGGCGTCGGCCATTCCTTCGGCGGCGTCCTGCATCTGCATGCGGCGCTGCGTTGCCCGGAGCTGTATCGCGGGGTGGTGATGCTCGATTCGCCGGTGCTGACCCGCGCTGATCAATGGGTGATTCGCGCCGCCAAGCGTTTCGGTTTTATCGACCGCCTGACCCCCGCCGGCCGGACCCTGGGCCGGCGCGAGGAGTTCAGCGACCTGGAATCGGCGCGCAACTACTTTGCCGGCAAGACCCTGTTTCGCGGCTTCGACCCCGAGTGTTTCGACGCCTACCTGCAACACGGCCTGCATCAGGTCGACGGCCGTTTGCGGCTGCGCTTCGATCCGGCCACCGAGATCAGCATCTATCGCGGCGTGCCGCACACCAGCCCGGGTCGCCCCCGGCAGTTGAAGGTACCGCTGGCGGTGGTGCGCGGGCGGCAGAGCCGGGTGGTGATGAAGCACCACGCCAGCAGTGTCGGGCGCATGCCCCATGGCGAATCCCTGAGCATGCCGGGCGGGCACATGTTCCCGCTGGAGCGCCCGCAGGACACCGCCGCCCTGCTGAAAAAACTCTTCAGCCGCTGGGAAGCCCGCGCCGAACGGAGCTGCGCATGA
- a CDS encoding AMP-binding protein: MSAAFRLPLEVFYEREARHPRQRFLVQPLGGGRVEELTWAEVGHQARCAAHWLRARELPPGSHVAIISKNCAHWIIADLAIWMAGHVSVPLYPNLTADSVAQVLEHSESALVFIGKLDDWPAMAPGVKPGLPTISLPICPEGRFDFSWDQLQQCSPIQDDPNPATEQLATIIYTSGTTGLPKGVMHSFGTLGFAATRGTQLFGLGPTDRLLSYLPLCHVAERMFVELAAIYTGQTVFFAESLETFLTDLQRARPTALFGVPRIWTKFQMGVYGKIPARRLDFLLGLPFIGKRVGHKVLAGLGLDALRVALSGAAPVPQTLLNWYQRLGLDVLEVYGMTESCGYSHIGRSGQHVPGWIGRPCPDVEVRIDESGEVQVRSGATMLGYFKDPQKTAETVTADGFLRTGDKGEQDADGNLRLTGRLKEIFKTSKGKYVAPAPIENRLAVHSRIEQVCVVGDGLSAPLGLCVLSAAGLQDASGGARGGLHASLESLLDEVNGALDKHERLHRLVVVKDSWAVENGFLTPTLKIKRNVIEAAYGERFKEWSEHSEAVLWQD; the protein is encoded by the coding sequence ATGTCTGCTGCTTTTCGTTTGCCGCTGGAAGTGTTCTACGAGCGCGAAGCTCGTCATCCCCGCCAACGTTTCCTGGTCCAGCCCCTGGGTGGTGGCCGGGTTGAAGAGCTGACCTGGGCCGAGGTCGGCCACCAGGCCCGCTGCGCCGCCCACTGGTTGCGCGCCCGCGAGCTGCCGCCGGGTAGTCATGTCGCGATCATTTCCAAGAACTGTGCCCACTGGATCATCGCCGACCTGGCGATCTGGATGGCCGGTCACGTTTCCGTGCCCCTGTATCCCAACCTGACCGCCGATTCGGTGGCCCAGGTGCTGGAGCATTCCGAGTCGGCCCTGGTGTTCATCGGCAAGCTCGATGACTGGCCGGCGATGGCCCCCGGGGTGAAACCCGGGTTGCCGACCATCAGCCTGCCGATCTGCCCCGAAGGCCGCTTCGACTTCAGCTGGGACCAGTTGCAGCAGTGCTCGCCGATCCAGGACGACCCCAATCCCGCCACCGAGCAACTGGCGACCATCATTTACACCTCGGGCACCACCGGCCTGCCCAAGGGCGTGATGCACAGCTTCGGCACCCTGGGTTTTGCGGCGACGCGCGGCACCCAGCTGTTCGGCCTTGGGCCGACCGACCGGCTACTGTCCTACCTGCCGCTGTGCCATGTGGCCGAGCGCATGTTCGTCGAGCTGGCGGCGATCTACACCGGGCAGACGGTGTTCTTCGCCGAGAGCCTTGAGACCTTTCTCACCGACTTGCAGCGGGCGCGACCCACGGCGCTGTTCGGCGTGCCGCGGATCTGGACCAAGTTCCAGATGGGCGTGTACGGCAAGATCCCGGCCAGGCGCCTGGATTTCCTGCTGGGCCTGCCCTTCATCGGCAAACGGGTCGGGCACAAGGTGCTGGCCGGGCTGGGGCTGGATGCCCTGCGGGTCGCTTTGTCCGGCGCTGCGCCGGTGCCGCAGACTTTGTTGAACTGGTACCAGCGCCTGGGCCTTGACGTGCTGGAGGTGTACGGCATGACCGAAAGCTGCGGTTATTCCCACATCGGTCGCAGCGGCCAGCATGTACCCGGTTGGATCGGCCGGCCCTGTCCGGACGTCGAGGTGCGGATCGACGAGTCCGGAGAGGTCCAGGTGCGCAGCGGGGCGACCATGCTCGGCTACTTCAAGGACCCGCAGAAGACCGCGGAAACCGTCACTGCGGATGGTTTCCTGCGCACCGGCGACAAGGGTGAGCAGGACGCCGACGGCAATCTGCGCCTGACCGGGCGGCTCAAGGAAATCTTCAAGACCAGCAAGGGCAAGTACGTGGCCCCGGCGCCGATCGAGAACCGGCTGGCGGTGCATTCGCGGATCGAGCAGGTGTGCGTGGTCGGCGATGGCCTGAGTGCGCCGCTGGGCTTGTGCGTGTTGTCCGCGGCCGGTTTGCAGGACGCCTCCGGCGGTGCCCGTGGTGGCTTGCATGCGAGCCTGGAAAGCCTTCTCGATGAGGTCAACGGCGCGCTCGACAAACATGAACGCTTGCACCGCCTGGTGGTGGTGAAGGACAGTTGGGCAGTGGAAAATGGCTTTCTGACCCCGACCCTGAAGATCAAGCGCAATGTCATCGAAGCCGCCTACGGCGAGCGCTTCAAAGAGTGGAGCGAGCACTCCGAAGCGGTGCTGTGGCAGGATTGA
- a CDS encoding ABC transporter substrate-binding protein codes for MNRFRVRLLLFCCLWGVFPAWAAQVLLTGAEDSAGVQAFAQALAQQRPQDDVRFEPLANLPAPGQLPAGTRLILLDPASLEWRQQDAQGPATLVLRIGRIQAQQRLGATPSPRLSLLWSDPPLARQLQLIRKILPQARRIGVLYGADSEFLLKELHQAAHPLGLEIIAERWDDTNDSRPLQSLLKSSDVLLGLDDPQLYNPKTAKNLLLSSYARQLALIGPNAGFVKAGSLASTYSDQDDWLQVLDDLLDRPTTHWPRTLYPQPFKVLSNPQVARSLGVEPIDEQLVATQLAEGEKRP; via the coding sequence TTGAACCGTTTCCGGGTTCGCCTGCTGCTGTTCTGTTGCCTCTGGGGTGTATTCCCCGCATGGGCGGCCCAGGTGTTGCTGACCGGCGCCGAAGACAGCGCCGGCGTACAGGCCTTTGCCCAGGCACTGGCGCAACAGCGGCCACAGGACGACGTACGCTTCGAACCCCTGGCCAACCTGCCTGCCCCCGGTCAATTGCCAGCGGGCACCCGATTGATCCTGCTCGACCCGGCCAGCCTCGAATGGCGCCAGCAGGACGCCCAGGGCCCGGCCACGCTGGTGCTGCGCATCGGCCGGATCCAGGCCCAGCAGCGCCTGGGGGCAACGCCCTCGCCCCGGCTGAGCCTGTTATGGAGCGACCCGCCGCTGGCTCGGCAATTGCAACTGATCCGCAAGATCCTCCCCCAGGCCCGGCGGATCGGCGTGCTCTACGGCGCCGACAGCGAATTCCTGCTCAAGGAACTGCACCAGGCCGCCCATCCCCTGGGGCTGGAAATCATCGCCGAGCGCTGGGACGACACCAATGACAGCCGCCCGTTGCAAAGCCTGTTGAAAAGCAGCGACGTCCTGCTGGGTCTGGACGACCCGCAGCTGTACAACCCGAAAACCGCGAAGAATCTGTTATTGAGCAGCTATGCCCGGCAGCTGGCGCTGATCGGCCCCAATGCCGGCTTCGTCAAGGCCGGCAGCCTGGCCAGCACCTACAGCGACCAGGACGACTGGCTGCAGGTGCTCGACGACTTGCTGGACCGGCCCACGACCCACTGGCCGCGTACCCTGTATCCGCAACCGTTCAAGGTGTTGAGCAACCCGCAAGTGGCACGCTCCCTGGGTGTCGAACCGATTGACGAGCAATTGGTGGCGACCCAGCTGGCCGAAGGAGAAAAACGCCCATGA
- a CDS encoding NAD(P)H-dependent glycerol-3-phosphate dehydrogenase gives MTEQRPIAVLGGGSFGTAVANLLAENGHRVRQWMRDPEQAEAIRIHRENPRYLKGIKIHPAVEPVTDLLATLNDSDLCFVALPSSALRSVLAPHAQLLAGKLLVSLTKGIEAQTFKLMSEILEDIAPQARIGVLSGPNLAREVAEHALTATVVASEDEELCQRVQAALHGRTFRVYASADRFGVELGGALKNVYAIIAGMAVALGMGENTKSMLITRALAEMTRFAVSQGANPMTFLGLAGVGDLIVTCSSPKSRNYQVGFALGEGLSLEEAVDRLGEVAEGVNTLKVLKVKAQEVGVYMPLVAGLHAILFEGRTLNQVIELLMRGEPKTDVDFISTSGFN, from the coding sequence ATGACTGAACAGCGCCCTATCGCGGTCCTGGGAGGCGGAAGCTTTGGTACCGCCGTGGCCAATCTGCTGGCCGAGAACGGTCATCGGGTGCGGCAGTGGATGCGCGACCCGGAGCAGGCGGAGGCCATTCGCATTCATCGCGAGAATCCGCGTTACCTCAAAGGCATCAAGATTCATCCGGCGGTGGAGCCGGTGACCGATCTTCTGGCCACCCTGAACGACAGTGACCTGTGTTTTGTCGCCTTGCCTTCCAGCGCCCTGCGCTCGGTGCTGGCGCCCCATGCGCAGCTGCTCGCCGGCAAGCTGCTGGTCAGCTTGACCAAGGGCATCGAGGCGCAGACCTTCAAGCTGATGAGCGAAATCCTCGAAGATATCGCCCCGCAAGCGCGGATCGGTGTGCTGTCGGGGCCGAACCTGGCCCGTGAAGTGGCCGAACACGCCTTGACCGCCACCGTGGTCGCCAGCGAAGACGAAGAACTCTGCCAGCGCGTGCAGGCGGCCCTGCATGGCCGTACCTTCCGCGTCTATGCCAGTGCCGACCGCTTCGGCGTCGAGCTGGGCGGGGCGTTGAAGAACGTCTACGCGATCATCGCCGGCATGGCCGTGGCGCTGGGCATGGGGGAAAACACCAAGAGCATGCTGATTACCCGGGCGCTGGCGGAAATGACCCGTTTCGCCGTCAGCCAGGGCGCCAACCCGATGACCTTCCTCGGCCTGGCGGGGGTCGGCGATCTGATCGTCACCTGCTCGTCGCCCAAGAGCCGCAACTATCAGGTCGGTTTCGCCCTCGGCGAGGGCCTGAGCCTGGAGGAGGCGGTGGACCGGCTCGGCGAGGTGGCCGAAGGCGTGAACACCCTCAAGGTGCTCAAGGTCAAGGCCCAGGAAGTGGGCGTATATATGCCGCTGGTGGCCGGATTACATGCCATCCTGTTTGAGGGGCGCACGCTGAATCAGGTCATCGAGCTGCTGATGCGTGGCGAGCCGAAAACCGATGTCGACTTTATCTCCACCAGTGGTTTCAACTGA
- a CDS encoding alpha/beta hydrolase, which translates to MSAAVEEVRLSLPHIELAAHLFGPEDGLPVIALHGWLDNANSFARLAPRLRGLRIVALDMAGHGHSGHRPLGAGYALWDYVYDVLQVAEQLGWKRFGLLGHSLGAIVSLVLAGSLPERVSHLALIDGVIPPTATGENAAERMGMALQAQLDLREKRKPVYASLDRAIEARMKGVVAVSREAAELLAQRGLMPVPGGYTWRSDSRLTLASPLRLTQEQAMTFVQRLACPAHLVVAADGMLAKHPELLERLPFSREQLPGGHHLHLNDEAGAILVADCFNRFFAVS; encoded by the coding sequence ATGAGCGCCGCGGTAGAAGAAGTCCGCCTGAGCCTGCCGCATATCGAGTTGGCGGCGCACCTGTTTGGCCCCGAGGACGGTCTGCCGGTCATTGCCTTGCACGGCTGGCTGGACAACGCCAACAGCTTCGCGCGGCTGGCGCCCAGGTTGCGTGGCTTGCGCATCGTCGCCCTGGACATGGCCGGGCATGGCCATTCCGGGCACCGGCCCCTGGGCGCCGGTTATGCGCTCTGGGATTACGTGTACGACGTGTTGCAGGTCGCCGAGCAACTGGGCTGGAAACGTTTTGGCCTGCTCGGGCATTCCCTGGGCGCGATCGTCTCGCTGGTGCTGGCCGGCTCGTTGCCCGAGCGGGTGAGCCACCTGGCGCTGATCGACGGGGTGATTCCGCCGACCGCCACCGGTGAGAATGCCGCCGAGCGCATGGGTATGGCTTTGCAGGCCCAGTTGGACCTGCGGGAAAAGCGCAAGCCGGTCTACGCCAGCCTGGACCGCGCCATCGAGGCACGGATGAAGGGCGTGGTCGCGGTCAGCCGCGAAGCCGCCGAACTGCTCGCGCAACGCGGCCTGATGCCGGTCCCGGGGGGCTACACCTGGCGCAGCGACAGCCGCCTGACCCTGGCCTCGCCGTTGCGCCTGACCCAGGAACAGGCCATGACCTTCGTCCAGCGCCTGGCCTGTCCGGCCCACTTGGTGGTGGCGGCCGACGGCATGCTGGCCAAGCACCCGGAGTTGCTGGAGCGGCTACCCTTTAGCCGGGAACAGCTGCCCGGTGGCCATCACCTGCACCTGAACGACGAAGCCGGTGCCATCCTTGTTGCAGACTGTTTCAATAGGTTTTTCGCCGTTTCTTGA
- the sixA gene encoding phosphohistidine phosphatase SixA — MKLWVLRHGEAEPHARSDAERNLTEHGRQEALRSAAHLIGQPLSAIIASPYARAQQTAKLVREALGFEAEIRTVSWLTPDNNPLSVVAQLDSADNVLLVSHQPLVGNLIGLLQHGHLRNPQPMHTAGLAELEGDWPLAGLMTLNSIKNP, encoded by the coding sequence GTGAAGCTCTGGGTGTTGCGACATGGTGAAGCCGAGCCGCATGCGCGCAGCGACGCCGAGCGCAACCTGACCGAGCATGGCCGCCAGGAAGCGCTGCGCAGCGCCGCGCACCTGATCGGCCAGCCGCTCAGTGCGATCATCGCCAGCCCTTATGCGCGGGCGCAGCAGACGGCGAAGCTGGTGCGCGAAGCCCTGGGCTTCGAAGCGGAAATCCGCACAGTGTCCTGGCTGACGCCGGACAACAACCCGCTGTCGGTGGTCGCCCAGCTCGACTCGGCGGACAACGTGCTGCTGGTCAGCCACCAGCCGCTGGTGGGCAACCTGATCGGCCTTCTGCAGCACGGCCATCTGCGCAATCCCCAGCCGATGCACACGGCGGGCCTGGCGGAGCTCGAAGGCGACTGGCCGCTGGCCGGCCTGATGACCCTCAACAGCATCAAGAATCCCTGA
- a CDS encoding TonB-dependent receptor plug domain-containing protein gives MYPGPPLSRPSLLLALLCSTPALADDLFLDSQPLPEILTATRLKQSPAAVPGSMTVLDSELINASGARDISELLRLVPGMMVGNISGNQAAVNYHGTNASEARRMQVLIDGRSVYRAGLATVDWSDIPVAMEDIERIEVFRGPNTVSYGANALMAVINIITRSPANSHGTRVKVTRGQRGISDWYASQGTGWDTGDLRLSLSGQEDDGFDSDRNGADYRDSRRLNRFSLSVSQMLNEQQSIDWQLSAKEGSNQRPYTYRPVFSGITSAGYNSDVIAKDYAASLRWNLDINPDHSLYIQGSAQHWDRQQNWRACDAEVSFSPELTRLWQLNPNYAELLARHMDNFTGSGAPPGTAAEQALANQVLTQWKDGAKRTVCGDIDQSARESRYDLELQDTLSLSDGVRLVSGLNYRYDRADSETYFNGTLDDSTWRAFGQLEWRATEHWLLQGGAMFEDSQLSGSSLTPRVAVNYLINPRHGLRAVYSEAIRSPDMFENNVNWSYRVTKLSPTAYGQPSAQYFVKTRGPGNLDQERMRSRELGYNGFFADLGLNLDVKLFYDEISGMISEPLRNNQYIASNSNSSRFAGTETQLDWRLNPADRLRLTYAYVDAEASNPLDEQLTARHSGSAGWLRDWGQGWSSALFYYGSSALNGYRFERVDTRVAKRFPLGKGSLELAGVLQQRLDDEPTTFVDNNYDSHHVLYFSAELTF, from the coding sequence GTGTATCCTGGCCCTCCCCTCTCCCGCCCATCGCTCTTGCTGGCGCTGCTTTGCAGCACCCCGGCGCTGGCCGACGATCTGTTCCTGGACAGCCAGCCGCTGCCGGAAATCCTCACCGCCACCCGTCTGAAACAGTCCCCCGCGGCCGTGCCCGGCAGCATGACCGTGCTCGACAGCGAACTGATCAACGCCAGCGGCGCCCGCGACATCAGCGAACTGCTGCGCCTGGTGCCGGGGATGATGGTCGGCAATATCAGCGGCAACCAGGCCGCGGTGAACTATCACGGCACCAATGCCAGCGAAGCGCGGCGCATGCAGGTGCTGATCGACGGGCGCTCGGTGTACCGGGCGGGCCTGGCCACCGTGGACTGGAGCGATATCCCGGTGGCCATGGAGGACATCGAGCGCATCGAGGTGTTCCGCGGCCCCAATACCGTCAGTTACGGCGCCAACGCGCTGATGGCGGTGATCAATATCATCACCCGCTCGCCCGCCAACAGCCACGGCACGCGGGTCAAGGTCACCCGCGGCCAGCGCGGTATCAGCGACTGGTACGCCAGCCAGGGCACCGGCTGGGACACCGGCGACCTGCGCCTGTCGCTCTCCGGGCAGGAGGACGACGGCTTCGACAGCGATCGCAACGGCGCCGACTACCGCGACAGCCGGCGCTTGAACCGCTTCAGCCTGTCGGTCAGCCAGATGCTCAACGAGCAGCAGAGCATCGACTGGCAGCTCAGCGCCAAGGAAGGCAGCAACCAGCGCCCCTATACCTACCGCCCGGTGTTCTCCGGTATCACCTCGGCCGGCTACAACTCCGATGTGATCGCCAAGGACTATGCCGCCTCGCTGCGCTGGAACCTGGACATCAACCCGGACCACAGCCTTTATATACAAGGCTCGGCCCAGCACTGGGACCGCCAGCAGAACTGGCGCGCCTGTGACGCCGAAGTGTCGTTCAGCCCGGAACTGACCCGCCTCTGGCAGCTCAACCCGAACTACGCCGAACTGCTAGCCCGGCACATGGACAATTTCACCGGCTCCGGCGCCCCACCAGGCACCGCGGCCGAACAGGCCCTGGCCAACCAGGTGCTGACCCAATGGAAGGACGGCGCCAAGCGCACGGTCTGCGGGGATATCGACCAGAGCGCCCGCGAGTCGCGCTACGACCTCGAACTGCAGGACACCCTGAGCCTGTCCGACGGCGTGCGCCTGGTCAGCGGCCTGAACTATCGCTACGACCGCGCCGATTCGGAAACCTATTTCAACGGCACCCTCGACGACAGCACCTGGCGTGCGTTCGGCCAACTGGAATGGCGCGCCACCGAGCACTGGCTGCTGCAGGGCGGCGCCATGTTCGAGGACTCGCAGCTGAGCGGCAGCTCGCTGACCCCGCGGGTGGCGGTCAACTACCTGATCAACCCGCGCCATGGCCTGCGGGCGGTGTATTCGGAAGCGATCCGCTCGCCGGACATGTTCGAGAACAACGTCAACTGGAGCTACCGGGTCACCAAGCTGAGCCCGACCGCCTACGGCCAGCCCAGCGCCCAGTATTTCGTCAAGACCCGCGGCCCGGGCAACCTCGACCAGGAGCGCATGCGCTCGCGGGAGCTGGGCTACAACGGCTTTTTCGCCGATCTCGGGCTGAACCTCGATGTGAAGCTGTTCTACGACGAAATCAGCGGGATGATCAGCGAGCCGCTGCGCAACAACCAGTACATCGCCAGCAACAGCAACAGCTCACGCTTCGCCGGCACTGAAACCCAGCTGGACTGGCGCCTGAACCCGGCGGACCGGCTGCGCCTGACGTACGCCTATGTCGACGCCGAGGCCAGCAACCCGCTGGACGAGCAATTGACCGCGCGCCACAGCGGCTCGGCGGGCTGGTTGCGCGACTGGGGCCAGGGCTGGTCCAGCGCCCTCTTCTATTATGGTTCCAGCGCGCTCAACGGTTACCGCTTCGAACGGGTCGATACCCGCGTCGCCAAGCGTTTCCCCCTGGGCAAGGGCAGCCTGGAGCTGGCCGGCGTGCTCCAGCAACGGCTCGACGACGAGCCCACCACCTTTGTCGACAACAACTATGACTCGCACCACGTCCTCTACTTCAGTGCGGAGTTGACGTTCTAG
- a CDS encoding ATP-binding protein: MTFRRRWDISTRTQIICLGPALLLTLLLISFFTFVRIQDLRQELNHTGQLIANQLAPATEYGVISGNSEGLESLLKATLSTPHVRFLEVQDSRNKILVYVEQPSETHSRSQQVEVFQAPVRLQRIQLNNNFFQDDPGASTTPNADYLGRVIVGMSNDAFSQRQQEILFKAGILALFALLFTFLLARRLAASLSQPISAMGTAVKAIQQGDFKTPLPIVDDAELGDLSRHINNLAAGLEQASREQHQAMAQLIQTREEAERANNAKSDFLAMMSHELRTPMNGVLGMLQLLETTEMTDEQHEYAALASESTEHLLKVINDILDFSRIERSALELEHIPFNLAELIGSSAQAFQHSAAQRGLDLQLRLPPGMESLQVKGDPTRIRQILVNLIGNALKFTEQGSVTIEPQWQALDHELLWFTCTVRDSGIGISPQSLELMFNAFQQADSSISRRYGGTGLGLPIARTLAERMGGTLRAQSEEGRGSVFTLEIPLALYQQSLPVLAPRVHSGHTHGEGRNVLLVEDNPVNQTVIQAMLRSLGFTVSIATDGAQAIRSAESLIFEAILMDCRLPLIDGYEATRQIRQLPGCADLPIIALTANALQGDREACLSAGMNDYLAKPFKRTDLQQILQRWVQ; this comes from the coding sequence ATGACCTTCCGTCGCCGTTGGGACATCAGTACCCGCACCCAGATCATCTGCCTCGGCCCGGCGCTGCTGCTGACCCTGCTGCTGATCAGCTTCTTTACCTTCGTGCGGATCCAGGACCTGCGCCAGGAGCTGAACCACACCGGTCAGTTGATCGCCAACCAGCTGGCGCCGGCCACCGAGTACGGGGTGATTTCGGGCAACAGCGAAGGCCTGGAAAGCCTGCTCAAGGCCACCCTGTCCACGCCCCATGTGCGCTTTCTCGAAGTCCAGGACAGCCGCAACAAGATCCTGGTGTACGTCGAGCAGCCTTCGGAGACCCACAGCCGCTCGCAGCAGGTGGAAGTGTTCCAGGCCCCGGTGCGCCTGCAACGCATCCAGCTCAACAACAATTTCTTCCAGGACGACCCGGGCGCCAGCACTACCCCCAACGCGGACTACCTGGGGCGGGTGATCGTCGGCATGTCCAACGACGCCTTCAGCCAGCGTCAGCAGGAAATCCTGTTCAAGGCCGGCATCCTCGCGCTGTTCGCCCTGCTGTTCACCTTCCTTTTGGCCCGCCGCCTGGCGGCCAGCCTGTCGCAGCCGATCAGCGCCATGGGCACCGCAGTCAAGGCCATTCAACAGGGTGACTTCAAGACCCCGCTGCCGATTGTCGACGATGCCGAGCTGGGCGATCTTTCGCGGCACATCAACAACCTCGCCGCCGGCCTCGAGCAGGCCAGCCGCGAGCAGCACCAGGCCATGGCGCAATTGATCCAGACCCGCGAAGAAGCGGAGCGGGCCAATAACGCCAAGTCGGACTTCCTGGCGATGATGAGCCATGAACTGCGCACGCCCATGAACGGCGTACTGGGCATGCTGCAACTGCTCGAAACCACCGAGATGACCGATGAGCAGCACGAATACGCGGCGCTGGCCTCCGAGTCCACCGAGCACCTGCTCAAGGTGATCAACGACATCCTCGACTTCTCGCGCATCGAGCGCTCGGCCCTGGAGCTGGAGCACATCCCGTTCAACCTCGCCGAACTCATCGGCAGCTCGGCCCAGGCCTTCCAGCACAGCGCCGCGCAGCGCGGGCTGGACCTGCAACTGCGGCTGCCGCCCGGCATGGAGTCGCTGCAAGTCAAGGGCGACCCGACGCGGATCCGGCAGATCCTGGTGAACCTGATCGGCAACGCCTTGAAGTTCACCGAACAAGGCAGCGTCACCATCGAGCCGCAATGGCAGGCCCTGGACCATGAACTGCTGTGGTTCACCTGTACCGTGCGCGACAGCGGGATCGGCATCAGCCCGCAAAGCCTGGAACTGATGTTCAACGCCTTCCAGCAGGCCGACAGTTCGATTTCCCGGCGTTACGGCGGTACCGGCCTGGGGCTACCGATCGCCCGCACCCTGGCCGAACGCATGGGCGGCACCCTGCGCGCCCAGAGCGAGGAAGGCCGCGGCTCGGTGTTCACCCTGGAGATCCCGCTGGCGCTGTACCAGCAAAGCCTGCCGGTGCTGGCCCCGCGGGTGCACAGCGGGCATACCCATGGCGAGGGGCGCAACGTGCTGTTGGTGGAAGACAACCCGGTCAACCAGACCGTGATCCAGGCCATGCTGCGCAGCCTGGGCTTCACGGTCAGCATTGCCACCGACGGTGCCCAGGCCATTCGCAGCGCCGAAAGCCTGATCTTCGAGGCGATCCTGATGGATTGCCGGCTGCCGCTGATCGACGGTTACGAGGCCACCCGGCAGATCCGCCAACTGCCCGGATGCGCCGACCTGCCGATCATCGCCTTGACCGCCAACGCCTTGCAGGGCGACCGCGAAGCCTGTCTGTCGGCGGGCATGAACGATTACCTGGCCAAGCCGTTCAAACGCACGGATCTGCAGCAAATTCTCCAACGTTGGGTGCAGTAG
- a CDS encoding hotdog fold thioesterase, whose translation MSLWRTTPNIEQLNAIQKNTIGEVLDIRFESFDDESLTASMVIDHRTHQPYGLLHGGASVVLAETVGSMASYLCIDASKFYCVGLEINANHLRGLRSGRVTAVARAIHIGRTTHVWDIRLSSDEGKASCVSRLTMAVVPLGQTPPAR comes from the coding sequence ATGAGCCTATGGCGTACCACCCCGAACATCGAGCAACTGAACGCGATCCAGAAAAACACCATCGGTGAGGTGCTGGATATCCGCTTCGAGTCCTTCGACGACGAATCCCTGACCGCCAGCATGGTGATCGACCATCGCACCCACCAGCCCTATGGCCTGCTGCACGGCGGTGCCTCGGTGGTGCTGGCGGAAACGGTCGGCTCCATGGCCAGCTACCTGTGCATCGATGCCAGCAAGTTCTACTGCGTGGGCCTGGAAATCAATGCCAACCACCTGCGTGGCCTGCGTTCCGGCCGGGTGACGGCGGTGGCCAGGGCGATTCATATCGGGCGTACCACCCATGTCTGGGACATCCGCCTGAGCAGCGACGAAGGCAAGGCTAGCTGTGTATCGCGCCTGACCATGGCGGTGGTGCCGCTGGGGCAGACGCCGCCGGCACGCTGA
- a CDS encoding DUF4389 domain-containing protein — protein sequence MNDTNSEAKYESILLRVLWMLVFVLVWQVAQFILGALVLVQLIYRLIYGSPSASLMNFGDSLSQFLAQIGRFGSFHTDQKPWPFADWPAPRAPEGEAPHVVPPAPHPVRDEEPKL from the coding sequence ATGAACGATACGAATTCCGAAGCCAAGTACGAATCCATCCTCCTGCGTGTGCTGTGGATGCTGGTGTTCGTGCTGGTCTGGCAAGTGGCGCAATTCATCCTCGGCGCGCTGGTGCTGGTGCAGCTGATCTACCGCCTGATATACGGCTCGCCGAGTGCCAGCCTGATGAACTTCGGCGACAGCCTGAGCCAGTTCCTGGCGCAGATCGGTCGCTTCGGCAGTTTCCACACCGACCAGAAGCCTTGGCCGTTCGCCGACTGGCCGGCCCCGCGGGCCCCTGAAGGCGAAGCGCCGCATGTGGTGCCACCGGCGCCCCATCCGGTCCGTGACGAGGAGCCCAAGCTGTGA